DNA from Flavobacterium aestivum:
TACACAAGCTGTTGAAGCCTATAAAAATGCATTACGAAATGACCCTACTGATGAAGAGACACGTTATAATTATGCATTAGCAAAAAAAATGCTAAAAGATAATCCACCTCCAAAGGACGATAAAAATAAAGATAAGAATAAAGACAAAGACAAGGATAAAAAAGACGATAAGGACAAGGATAAAAAGGACGATAAAAATAAGGACGATAAGAAAGACGGAGATAAAGACAAGAAAGACGACCAAAAGGACGGAAACAAGGATAAAAAAGATGAAAAGCCCAAAGATGATGGTCAGCCAAAACCAAAACCAGGAGGGATTCCAAAAGAACGATTAGAAAATCTTTTAGATGCTGTAAATAATGAAGAAAAGAAAATTCAAGATAAAGTAAACGCCAACAAAACGAAAGGCTCTCCAGTAAAAGCAGAGAAAGATTGGTAAGCTTATAAGAGATTATTTACATTAGATTAACGAATAAAAAATAACGATTAAAGAAGTAATGAAAAGATATTTAATTCTATTACTAATCAGTTTTCAAGGACTTTTTGCTCAAGTACAATTTGAAGCTAGAGTAAGCAAAACAACGCTAGGACTCAACGAAAGACTCCGTATTGATTTTGTGATGAATATTGATGGGGATAATTTTGTTCAGCCTTCTTTTGATGGTTTCCGAATTATAGCTGGGCCAAGTCAGCAAGTCAGTCAGTCTTGGATTAATGGGCGAAGTACCTTCGAGAAAAGCTATTCCTATTTTCTTTTGCCTAATCAAAAAGGGACTTTGGTAATTAAGCAAGCAGCCATAGAATATAATGGGCAGATTTACAAAACGTCACCTATAAGAATAAATGTAACAGCAGCAACAGAGCAGCCTCGTGACCCTAATGATTCACAAGTTTCAGCCGATGATAATTTATACTTAGTTGCAGATATTTCAAATACCAATCCGTATATCAATCAACCTATTACGGTAGTCTATAAATTGTATTTTAGTTATAATATAGGAATTACAAAATGGGACGAACTTGGGAAACCAAAATACAATAATTTTTGGAGCCAAAACATTGATATCAAACAATTGGTGGCCGAGGAAGGAATGTTTAAAGGCGAACGTTACCGATATGTGGTATTACGAAAAACGGTTTTATATCCTCAAAAATCAGGAAAGCTTGTCATAGAGCCATTATCCTTAGATATTGATGTGCAATTACCTACCAATCGTAGAGACATGTTTGGGCGTGTAATTATAACGGAAGGTAATAAAAGAGTTTCAGCGGGAGCCAAAACCATAAACGTTAAACCACTACCAGAAGCAGGCAAGCCAGCAGATTTTTCGGGTGCTGTGGGTAGATTTGATTTTAAAGCAATACCTTCAAAAACAACATTGAAGAATGGAGAAAGTCTGGATCTTGTCTTAAGTGTAACCGGAACAGGGAATCTTAAGTTATTTACTTTACCTAAGCCAGAAGTGCCTAATGCATTAGAAATGTATGATGCCGTTCATGATGAGAAAGTAAATACACCACTTTCTGGTATGAACGGAAAAATATCAGACACTTATACTATTATACCGCAATACAAAGGCAATTATGTTATTAAGCCGATGCACTTTTCTTACTTTGATTTAGGATCAGGTACGTATAAAACGATAAGTTCTCACGAAATAAAAATCGATGTTCTTGATGGACCTACACAAACTGCAGAAGCACCAACAAATGCAAGTGTTGGAAAAAATACGATTACAGGAGTAGAGCAGTTTAAATTTATTGATTTAAAAACAAAATTTACGGCAAGAAATGAGCCAGTGTTTTTTGGTTCTAATAAGTTCTATACTTTATTGTTTTTACCATTCTTGTTGCTTCCAATAGTTGTATTATTCAAAAGAAAAAAAGAAGCAATTGATGGTGACGTTTTTGGAAACAGAATCAAAATGAACAATAAATTGGCTAAAAAATATTTATCAGAAGCCAAAAATCAAATTAATAATAAAGAACCTTTTTATGTTGCTTTAGAAAAAGCAATGCATAATTTCTTGAAAGCCAAGTTACATATCGAAACATCAGAAATGAGTAAAGATAATATTCAGGAATTATTGTTGTCTAGAAGAGCCAACCCTATAGCAGTGAATGATTTTATTGCACTTACAGAAAATTGTGAAATTGCGAGATATACACCATCATCGAGTGAAACGATACAACACGATTTTGATAAAGCGGTAACTATTATTGCCGAATTGGAAAAGCAGATATAAGTCACTAAGATTCTAGGTTGCTAAGTAACTTAGAATCTTAGTTTCTTAGAGACTTAGAAATTTTATAGAAAAAAAATGAAAAATATTTTTTACATACTGTTATTAACTACCCAGTTTTTCTTTGCCCAAAGTGGGTTCGAAAAAGGGAATGATTTATACCAAAAAGGGAAGTATGATCTTGCTATCAAAGAGTATGAATCGGTTTTGGCAGAAAACAAGGAGTCAGCCGAATTGTATTTTAATTTAGGGAATTGTTATTATAAGCTTCAGAAAACAGCTCCTGCAATTTATAATTACGAGAAAGCGTTGGTTTTAGATCCTGCTAATAAAGAGGCTTTAAACAATATAAAATTTGCACAAAAACATACAATAGATGAGATCAAAGTAGTTCCAAAAGTAGGCTTTGCAAAGTTACTTCGTGATTTTACTGGAATTTACCCTTTTGATACTTGGGCATGGATTGCGATAGGATTAGCAACTTCATTTTTACTGTTTTTTTTGGGATATTATCTATCTCAAGCAGTAGTTATAAAAAGAATTTTCTTCTTTGGAATGTTTGTAATACTATTGTCTATTATGTTGAGTATTTCGGCAGCCTTTTTTGAAAAAAGTCATTTTGACAATGAAAAACCTGCTATTGTTTTCGCTGAATCTGCAGATGTAAGGAACGAACCCCAAAATGCAAGTGCATCTATCTTTACACTCCATGAAGGCACCAAAGTATACGTAGAAGAAACGTTAGAAAATTGGAAAAAAATTCAATTGACCGATGGAACTGAAGGATGGATTGATAGCAAGGCTATTAAAGAAGTAAAGTAAAAAAATAGATTGCTGATTTGGATTTTGTTTTTCTTAGATGTTGTAAGCACTAAAATTGATTAAATATCTATTATAAAAAGAATAGCCCATAGTTTTTACTATGGGCTATTCTTTTTTAATTTTCTAATAAGGGACAGAACTACATGGATTTTTGAATACTGTCAGGATTAAGATTCGCTACAGAATTACTTCCTGGCTTTGTCATACCATTTTTCAATAGACGGGAAAATAAACCCAGATACTTTTTGAATAGGGTTAAAAAATAGAGACTTGTCTAAGGTTTCTTTTTTGGCGAGATAGTTATGATAATTTATTTTCTCGAAAACAGTAAGGAATATACTAATGATTAAAACCGTTTTTAATACCCTAAAAAAACCACCTCCAAGACTGTTCAGCCAACCTAGAAATGCAAAATCGGCTATGCCAGTTAGAAATTTACCCAGTAAATAAATCCCGACAACCACAACAATAAAAGTGAGTATAAAAGCAATTACCTGAATAGTGTGAGGATTCCAATGCAGCCAGCCAGATAAAATAGCTCTTACTACATCCGAAAATTTTATGGCGATGTAAATTCCTAAAATAAGGGAAAGAAATGAAGCCAATTCTACAAAAAGTCCATTTCTAATTCCTTTATACAACGAGTAACACAGTAGTCCACCTAAAACAATATCAAGAAAGCTCATTTTTACGTTAGTTTTATATTTTTATATCTTTACTTTTGCTTCAAAATTATATAATATGAAACAGAAATCATTACTCAATTTACTTTTTATTATTTGTGTCAGTTTTATCTCATGTTCAAAAGATGATGCATCAAATGATAATCCAGAAGGAAAACAAATTTTGATAAAAAATGTGTCAGAAGAAATCTATAACAACGGACAAGTTGAAAAAAGTTCAACTAACTTTATTTATGAAAATAATATTTTAAAAAATATCTCGAAAGGTACATATGTATCTGAATTAATCTATAATGGAGAAAAAATCGTTAGAATTAATAATTACGTAAATAATGTACTATCTGCTGGATATACGAGTTTTCAATATGATGGAGATTTGTTGAAATATACACTTTCAGGAGAAAAACAAGACAATAAAACAGTTTACAGTTATATAAACAGTGTTTTAACAACTCAAAAATCAGGTCTTTTAAATGGAGTTGATTTAATGGTTTCAGAAACTAAAAATTACAGTTTCAATACAAATATGAATATTGCTGAAACATTAAGTAGTTCTAATACTGGAGGGAAAATTTATGACTCGAAAAAGAAGAGTGTTTATGACACTAAAAATAATCCTATGAAGTTCATGAATAAATATTTTAAAATAATTTATAAATGTGAGGGATTTGATGGGTTGAGTAAAAATAATGAAATTTCTTTTGATTCGTTTTTCCCAATTTCGAGCACTACTCCAGCTAAAACAAGATTTGAAATAATATATAATGCTGATGATTTCCCAATAGAGATCAAAAAATATAGTGTTTTAAATAACGTTTTAATTTCTAAAACGAATATAGAATATCAATAAAGGTTTTTATATCGAATAGAATTCGATTTTCACTTTTAAAAATTAGAAATGTCAAGAGACGCACAACTTAAAGAACGCTGGGAAAAGATAGTCGATATACTCTCCAATCAATTCTCACAAGGAGAAGATTTAGATCTGGATGCCATAATTTATCTAATTGGTGTACAGGAATTAGGGAAATTACATCGTGAGTTCAAAAAAGATGAGAAACTCAACTTGATGCACATAGCGATATGCCGATTATTGGAGCCTTACGGATTCTACGAATTCGAATTTTTTGATGAGGACGGATGGCCGCATTACAAAGTAAAAGAGGAATTACCACCTTTAAAAGCAGGAGAACAATCGGTTTTGATGAAAGAAGCAATCGTTAATTATTTTCTGGAAAGAGGAGTTATTGATTAATGATTTAAGATACTAGATTACCGATTTTAGATTTTGAGGTGTAAACTTTGAACTTTAAACCAAAAACTTGAAACAAATTTCCTAAATTTGCAGACTCAATTACGGAATGAAAATGATAGACAAGATAAAAGAATATATTGGTGAAGCACAAGCTTTTTCAACACAAGATACACTAGAGTTAGAGGCTTTTAGAATAAAATTCCTTGGGAGTAAAGGGTTGTTGAAGGATCTTTTTACAGAATTCAAAAACGTACCTAATGATCAAAAAAAGGAGTTTGGACAAGTAATCAATTTGCTTAAAACATCAGCCGAAGATAAAGTAAAATCTATTCAGGAAGCCTTAGCGGATAAAGAAGAATCCAAAGGGTTTTATGGAGATTTAACTCGTACGGCAGATCCAGTAATAATTGGTTCGCGTCATCCAATATCTTTAGTAAAAAATCAAATTATTGATATTTTCTCTAACATAGGTTTCAACGTTTCTGAGGGTCCGGAAATAGAGGACGATTGGCATAATTTTACCGCATTGAATTTACCGGAATACCATCCGGCACGTGATATGCAGGATACTTTTTTCATACAGACAAATCCAGATATTTTATTGCGTACGCACACTTCATCTGTGCAAGTGCGTTATATGGAAAATAATAAACCGCCTATCAGAACCATTTCACCAGGTCGAGTTTTCCGTAATGAAGCAGTATCATCGCGTTCACACTGTATTTTTCACCAAGTAGAAGGATTATACATTGACAAAGACGTGTCTTTTGCAGACTTGAAACAAACCCTTTTGTATTTTACCAAAGAAATGTTTGGGAAATCAAAAATCCGTTTGAGACCATCTTACTTCCCATTTACAGAGCCAAGTGCAGAAGTAGATATTTATTGGGGTTTAAAAACCGAAACCGATTATAGAATTACCAAAGGAACAGGTTGGTTAGAAATTATGGGTTGCGGAATGGTAGATCCTAATGTACTTAAAAATTGTGGTATAAATCCAGACGAGTACAATGGTTTTGCATTCGGAATGGGAATCGAGCGTATCGCAATGTTATTGTATCAAATAGGGGACATCCGTATGTTTTATGAAAATGACGTACGTTTCTTAGAGCAATTCAAATCTAGCATATAAATTATAAGGAGCTATTCCAGCTGTCCACAATATCTTTTATGCCGAACCCCGGCATAAAAGGATATTTGCTCCCATCTGGGCTAGGACATTCTGTATTCAACATATTTAGTTTAGTACACAAACAACAATAAAAAATAATTTTTCCAAAAAGAATGAAATCTGATATTACCATCCCCGAAGTAGAAAATGTATTCCTTGCAGCCGTTCAGGAATGGAGCGACGATTTTATGGAAAAAGTATGGTATGCCTACTTAATAAATGATAGCGATTTTCAATTAGATAGCGTTATGGTGGTTTCCAAAGCTTTTGGTACCATTGATGGAGAAATGAAGAAAACCTCTCTTTTGCGTCACGCTTTTATGGAAATTCCAGCTGTTTCGGTAGTGAAAATCGAAATGGTAGAAAAAAGCTTATTGGTTCTCAACAATGAGTTTATGGTAACCTATTTCATCGGAAACACATTATACGACAAAAAGTTTATTTTCAAAGCAAATAGCATCAATGAAACAGATGTAGAGGAAGTACCGCTTTTATTTGTTGATGGAGTGATGGTAAAATAAAGACTTTGATTAATCATAAAAAAAGGCATTTTCTAAATTTAGAAAATGCCTTTTTTTATAAAGCTATATAGATTATTAATCTCTTAATCCAATTCCTCTGTTAGTTTTTTAAACACAGATTTGGCTTCTTTTCCTTCATATAAAACAGCGTAAACAGCATCAATAATTGGAGTTTTTGCGCCATAACCTTGATTAAGTTTATAAGCACTTTTTACAGCATAATATCCTTCGGCAACCATACTCATTTCCATTTGTGCCGCTTGTACAGTATATCCTTTTCCAATCATATTACCGAACATTCTGTTTCTCGAAAATATAGAATAACCTGTAACCAATAAATCGCCCAAATAAGCAGAATCATTGATGTTACGCTTCATTTTATGAACTTTCTTGATGAATTTTTTCATTTCACGAATAGCATTACTCATAATAACCGATTGGAAATTATCACCATAACCCAATCCATGTGCAATACCCGCAGCAATTGAATAAATATTTTTTAACATCGCAGCATATTCAGTACCAATTATGTCATCAGTAATTTTTGCTTTAATGTAATTACCTGATAGATTTTTGGCAACTATAGAGGCTTTGTCTGGATCACCACAAGCAATGGTTAAATAGGAAAGTCTTTCTAAGGCTACTTCTTCAGCGTGACAAGGACCAGTAATTACTCCAATATTGTAATAAGGGATGTCGTATTTGTAATGAAAATGTTCACCAACAATTAAGCTTGTTTCTGGAACAATTCCTTTTATGGCAGAAAAAATGACTTTGTCTTTAAGGGAAACCGTTAATTTCTCTAATTCACGATTTAAAAAAGCAGATGGAATAGCGAATATAATGTAGTCTGCGTAAGCAACAGCTTCGTTGATATCATTAGTAAGCTTGAGTTTTTTGTTGTCAAACTCAACAGAGCTTAAATAATTAGGATTGTGTTTATAGGTTTTAATGTGTTCAATAGCAGCATCATTTCGCATGTACCATGAAATCTCGGAAAGGTTGACACATAACATTTTTGCGATAGCGGTTGCCCAACTTCCGCCACCAATTACTGCAAATTTTAAATTTTCGGCCATTTTTTTATTTAATTTAATCAAAAGTACTTATAAAAATGGCAATAATGCAAATTAATTTTAATAACAACATCATATTTTGTGGGACTTTAAGAGGTAATAAAAAAATATAATTCAAAAACAGTTTATTTTTTGATTTTTATGCAATATATTTTGACTAGTTACGTTGTAATTCTCTGTAGTTAAATAATTTATAAGTTTAATATGTATATTGAATTAGTTAGTTTTGTTTTAGTACTTTGAAAAGGCGTTCCTAGTTGGTTAATAGAACGCCTTTTTTTATTTCTAATCTTCTCAGTTAGTAACTTATCGTTACAATTTTTTTTCCTTTTTCTAAAGTAAAATTTTACTTTTCTTACAAGGCTTTCCAATTTCTTTTTCAAAACTATTTTTATATTTGTGTATATCTTACGCATTTATAAAATGAGCGAAAATCAAAATATCAGAGTTGCGGTTGATGCTATAGTTTTTGGTTACCAGAATAATCAGCTATATGTATTGTTAATTCAGCAAAAATTCGGGACACAAGAATCGTATTGGGCATTGCCTGGTGGCTTGGTGAAAAATGATGAGTCTTTGCAAGATGCGGTAAAAAGAGAATTGAAAGAAGAAACCAATATTGCAGTTAATTATTTTGAACAACTGTTTACCTTCGGGGATGATGTATTTCGTGATCCAAGAAACCGTGTTATTTCGGTAGCTTATTTTGCTTTAGTCGATCCTTCAAAATTAAAAATCAAAGCCGATTCAGATGCCGAAAATGTTCAATGGTTCAAGATTGGTGAAATTCCAGCTTTAGCATTTGATCATACAATAATCGTAACCAAAGCTATCGAACGCTTAAAAGCAAAACTCACCTATGAACCTATAGGATTTGATTTGTTGCCAAAAGAGTTTTTGTTCTCAGAACTTGAAAATCTATACTGCACCATTTTAGAAAAAGAAATCGATCGCAGAAACTTTAGAAAAAAAATAATAAGTTTCGAAATCATTGAAGAAACCGATCGTTTTTCTCCCATAAAAAGCGGAAGGCCTGCAAAATTATTTAAGTTTAATAAGCAGAAATACAATGCTTTATTAAAGAAAGGATTTCACTTTGAAATAAAGTTTGCGTAATTTTTACACAAAATAATTGTTCGTTAAAAATTAATATCTATATTTGCGTATAATTAACGCAAAATCAAAAAAACATGATACTAAATCTAGACCCAAAATTCAAACCATTTACTACAGAGGAAGAAATCATTTATCAAAGCTTTACTTTTTCAGGAGGAGAACCTCATATCAAAATCAATCCTGATTTTGATGTAAACCAACCCATAACTATCACTCATAGATTAAATTCATTTAATGATTTAGGTATGTTGTGTGTCACAGTTGATGCACTTAGAAGGATGGATGTAAAAAATATTAACCTTTTTATTCCTTATTATCCAGCAGCTAGACAAGATAGGGTTATGATAAAGGGAGAGGCACTATCCGTAAAAGTATATGCAGATATTATCAACTCAATGCAATTGAATAAAGTATTTGTATTTGATGCACACTCAGAAGTTACGCCAGCATTGGTAAACAATTGCGAGGTGATTCCGAATCATACTTTTATTGCAGAAGTTATAAAAGCAATTGGAAATGATGTAAAATTAATTTCTCCAGACGGAGGCGCTTTAAAGAAAATTTATAAAGTTTCAGAATTTCTAGGAGGAGT
Protein-coding regions in this window:
- a CDS encoding tetratricopeptide repeat protein; this encodes MKNTIVHILLLLPFVVSAQQKDKVLPKANEEYGEKNFVEAEANYRISKSKFPNRTVASYNLGNSIYKQNQFSESKYAYENALKNIKTRPQKHKAFHNLGNVFMKEKDYTQAVEAYKNALRNDPTDEETRYNYALAKKMLKDNPPPKDDKNKDKNKDKDKDKKDDKDKDKKDDKNKDDKKDGDKDKKDDQKDGNKDKKDEKPKDDGQPKPKPGGIPKERLENLLDAVNNEEKKIQDKVNANKTKGSPVKAEKDW
- a CDS encoding BatD family protein; amino-acid sequence: MKRYLILLLISFQGLFAQVQFEARVSKTTLGLNERLRIDFVMNIDGDNFVQPSFDGFRIIAGPSQQVSQSWINGRSTFEKSYSYFLLPNQKGTLVIKQAAIEYNGQIYKTSPIRINVTAATEQPRDPNDSQVSADDNLYLVADISNTNPYINQPITVVYKLYFSYNIGITKWDELGKPKYNNFWSQNIDIKQLVAEEGMFKGERYRYVVLRKTVLYPQKSGKLVIEPLSLDIDVQLPTNRRDMFGRVIITEGNKRVSAGAKTINVKPLPEAGKPADFSGAVGRFDFKAIPSKTTLKNGESLDLVLSVTGTGNLKLFTLPKPEVPNALEMYDAVHDEKVNTPLSGMNGKISDTYTIIPQYKGNYVIKPMHFSYFDLGSGTYKTISSHEIKIDVLDGPTQTAEAPTNASVGKNTITGVEQFKFIDLKTKFTARNEPVFFGSNKFYTLLFLPFLLLPIVVLFKRKKEAIDGDVFGNRIKMNNKLAKKYLSEAKNQINNKEPFYVALEKAMHNFLKAKLHIETSEMSKDNIQELLLSRRANPIAVNDFIALTENCEIARYTPSSSETIQHDFDKAVTIIAELEKQI
- a CDS encoding tetratricopeptide repeat protein — protein: MKNIFYILLLTTQFFFAQSGFEKGNDLYQKGKYDLAIKEYESVLAENKESAELYFNLGNCYYKLQKTAPAIYNYEKALVLDPANKEALNNIKFAQKHTIDEIKVVPKVGFAKLLRDFTGIYPFDTWAWIAIGLATSFLLFFLGYYLSQAVVIKRIFFFGMFVILLSIMLSISAAFFEKSHFDNEKPAIVFAESADVRNEPQNASASIFTLHEGTKVYVEETLENWKKIQLTDGTEGWIDSKAIKEVK
- a CDS encoding CvpA family protein — its product is MSFLDIVLGGLLCYSLYKGIRNGLFVELASFLSLILGIYIAIKFSDVVRAILSGWLHWNPHTIQVIAFILTFIVVVVGIYLLGKFLTGIADFAFLGWLNSLGGGFFRVLKTVLIISIFLTVFEKINYHNYLAKKETLDKSLFFNPIQKVSGFIFPSIEKWYDKARK
- the pheS gene encoding phenylalanine--tRNA ligase subunit alpha gives rise to the protein MIDKIKEYIGEAQAFSTQDTLELEAFRIKFLGSKGLLKDLFTEFKNVPNDQKKEFGQVINLLKTSAEDKVKSIQEALADKEESKGFYGDLTRTADPVIIGSRHPISLVKNQIIDIFSNIGFNVSEGPEIEDDWHNFTALNLPEYHPARDMQDTFFIQTNPDILLRTHTSSVQVRYMENNKPPIRTISPGRVFRNEAVSSRSHCIFHQVEGLYIDKDVSFADLKQTLLYFTKEMFGKSKIRLRPSYFPFTEPSAEVDIYWGLKTETDYRITKGTGWLEIMGCGMVDPNVLKNCGINPDEYNGFAFGMGIERIAMLLYQIGDIRMFYENDVRFLEQFKSSI
- a CDS encoding NAD(P)H-dependent glycerol-3-phosphate dehydrogenase; the encoded protein is MAENLKFAVIGGGSWATAIAKMLCVNLSEISWYMRNDAAIEHIKTYKHNPNYLSSVEFDNKKLKLTNDINEAVAYADYIIFAIPSAFLNRELEKLTVSLKDKVIFSAIKGIVPETSLIVGEHFHYKYDIPYYNIGVITGPCHAEEVALERLSYLTIACGDPDKASIVAKNLSGNYIKAKITDDIIGTEYAAMLKNIYSIAAGIAHGLGYGDNFQSVIMSNAIREMKKFIKKVHKMKRNINDSAYLGDLLVTGYSIFSRNRMFGNMIGKGYTVQAAQMEMSMVAEGYYAVKSAYKLNQGYGAKTPIIDAVYAVLYEGKEAKSVFKKLTEELD
- a CDS encoding NUDIX hydrolase — translated: MSENQNIRVAVDAIVFGYQNNQLYVLLIQQKFGTQESYWALPGGLVKNDESLQDAVKRELKEETNIAVNYFEQLFTFGDDVFRDPRNRVISVAYFALVDPSKLKIKADSDAENVQWFKIGEIPALAFDHTIIVTKAIERLKAKLTYEPIGFDLLPKEFLFSELENLYCTILEKEIDRRNFRKKIISFEIIEETDRFSPIKSGRPAKLFKFNKQKYNALLKKGFHFEIKFA
- the prs gene encoding ribose-phosphate diphosphokinase, which gives rise to MILNLDPKFKPFTTEEEIIYQSFTFSGGEPHIKINPDFDVNQPITITHRLNSFNDLGMLCVTVDALRRMDVKNINLFIPYYPAARQDRVMIKGEALSVKVYADIINSMQLNKVFVFDAHSEVTPALVNNCEVIPNHTFIAEVIKAIGNDVKLISPDGGALKKIYKVSEFLGGVEVVECSKSRDVKTGKLSGFKVYNDDLQGADCLIVDDICDGGGTFVGLAEELKNKNAGKLYLAVSHGIFNKGFAVLDCFEKIFTTNSFKDFEGESVEVIGLNQLI